One window of Ziziphus jujuba cultivar Dongzao chromosome 5, ASM3175591v1 genomic DNA carries:
- the LOC107429576 gene encoding uncharacterized protein LOC107429576, whose product MDPQAFIRLSIGSLGLRIPGTALNSTKSGIRALSSPCLCEIRLRGFPVQTTPVPLISSPEVIPDSHSIVSSFYLEESDLKALLAPGCFYSTHACLEVSVFMGRKGSNCGVSIKRQQIGTFKLEVGPEWGEGKSVILFSGWIGIGKNKQESGKPGAELHLRVKLDPDPRYVFQFEDVTRLSPQIVQLQGSIKQPIFSCKFSRDRVAKVDPLSTYWSGSADNADIETERRERKGWKVKIHDLSGSAVAAAFITTPFVPSTGCDWVAKSNPGAWLIVRPDGCRPESWQPWGKLEAWRERGIRDSVCCRFRLLSEGQEGGDFLMSEIHINAEKGGEFFIDTDRQMQAIATSPIPSPQSSGDFAALGPIIGGFVMSCRVQGEGKSSKPLVQLAMRHVTCVEDAAIFMALAAAVDLSIEACRPFRRKIKRGSCHS is encoded by the exons ATGGATCCTCAAGCATTTATTCGGTTGTCAATTGGTTCACTGGGATTGAGAATTCCAGGAACTGCTTTGAATTCTACGAAATCTGGAATTCGTGCACTCTCTTCTCCATGTTTATGTGAAATTCGTCTTCGAGGGTTCCCTGTGCAGACCACACCAGTCCCCTTAATATCCTCCCCTGAAGTCATACCTGATTCTCATAGCATTGTGTCAAGCTTTTATCTTGAAGAATCTGACTTAAAAGCATTGTTGGCACCTGGATGTTTCTATAGCACTCATGCATGCCTGGAGGTTTCTGTTTTCATGGGGAGGAAGGGCTCCAACTGTGGTGTCAGCATCAAAAGACAGCAAATTGGGACATTTAAGCTGGAGGTTGGTCCTGAATGGGGTGAAGGGAAGTCAGTAATTCTTTTCAGTGGTTGGATCGGTATTGGCAAAAACAAGCAGGAGAGTGGAAAACCAGGTGCAGAGTTACACTTGAGAGTGAAACTGGATCCTGATCCAAGATATGTTTTCCAGTTTGAAGATGTAACCAGATTGAGTCCTCAAATAGTTCAGCTTCAAGGCTCCATCAAACAGCCTATTTTCAGTTGCAAGTTTAGCCGAGACAG GGTAGCCAAGGTGGACCCTCTAAGTACTTATTGGTCAGGTTCTGCTGACAATGCTGATATTGAAAccgagagaagagagagaaagggatgGAAGGTGAAGATACATGATCTCTCTGGTTCAGCTGTTGCGGCAGCCTTCATAACAACTCCATTTGTGCCATCGACAGGTTGTGATTGGGTTGCAAAGTCCAACCCAGGAGCTTGGTTGATTGTTCGTCCTGATGGTTGCAGGCCAGAAAGCTGGCAGCCATGGGGAAAGCTTGAGGCATGGCGTGAACGTGGCATCAGAGATTCCGTCTGCTGCAGATTTCGCCTTTTATCTGAAGGTCAGGAGGGAGGGGATTTTCTCATGTCTGAGATTCATATAAATGCTGAAAAGGGTGGGGAGTTTTTTATAGACACTGATAGGCAGATGCAGGCCATAGCAACAAGTCCAATACCAAGCCCCCAAAGCAGTGGAGACTTTGCAGCGTTGGGACCAATTATAGGAGGTTTTGTCATGAGCTGTAGGGTGCAAGGGGAGGGGAAGAGCAGCAAGCCATTGGTACAACTAGCCATGCGGCACGTGACTTGTGTTGAGGATGCTGCCATCTTTATGGCTCTTGCAGCAGCTGTTGATCTCAGCATCGAGGCATGTAGGCCATTCCGTCGGAAGATTAAAAGAGGTTCTTGTCATTCTTAA
- the LOC125423047 gene encoding glycine-rich protein A3 has protein sequence MGGGKYNNDESSDKGIFSHLAGFAAGHYPPGHYPPQGYPPQGYPPQSYPPAGYPPQAYPPPGGHPPAGYPPPGGYPPAPYPPPGGYPPAAYPGPSAPYHPAGPGHSIGSILAGGAAAAAAAYGANHLAHGVHHHMPHMGAYGYGHGGKFKHGKFKHGKFGKRWKHGGKFGRFKKWK, from the exons ATGGGAGGTGGAAAATACAACAATGATGAATCCAGTGACAAAGGGATCTTTTCGCATCTAGCTGGATTTGCTGCTGGGCACTACCCACCTGGACATTATCCTCCACAAGGATATCCACCTCAGGGATATCCTCCACAATCCTATCCACCAGCTGGATATCCACCTCAGGCATATCCTCCTCCAGGCGGCCATCCACCAGCTGGATATCCTCCCCCTGGTGGATATCCACCAGCACCCTATCCACCACCTGGTGGATACCCCCCGGCAGCTTATCCTGGTCCATCAGCTCCCTATCATCCAGCAG GGCCAGGACATAGTATAGGATCAATTCTAGCTGGAGGCGCTGCTGCTGCAGCTGCTGCTTATGGTGCTAACCATTTGGCACATGGCGTTCATCATCATATGCCACATATGGGTGCCTATGGCTATGGCCATGGTGGAAAGTTCAAGCATGGGAAATTTAAGCACGGAAAATTTGGCAAGCGTTGGAAGCATGGTGGCAAGTTCGGGAGGTTCAAGAAATGGAAGTAA